A region from the Nitrospiria bacterium genome encodes:
- a CDS encoding glycosyltransferase family 2 protein: protein MLTALFWFSVAFIFYAYGGYPLLLLALSLFMGRPVAKGDMTPRVSFIITAYNEEKRIREKVENTLGQSYPPDRLEIIVASDGSTDQTDEIVKRYSARGVKLIRASERKGKENAQKLAVEAASGEILVFSDVSTVLDPGGVMSIVRNFNDPCIGCVSSVDRVIGRDGRVGGEGSYVRYEMFLRRLESRVNTLVGLSGSFFAARREACFPWSPDLASDFNTLFNSVRIGLRGILDPESVGSYRDLEDEKKEYHRKVRTVLRGIRVFMNHVYLLNPFRYGFFSWQLLSHKLFRWMVPFAMILAFVSNMFLARESIYYLVAFLAQVVFYVGAVLGIWLNRLFVGSILKIFTYFVLVNLSILSAWYSYVRGERIVKWEPSAR from the coding sequence ATGCTGACGGCACTTTTTTGGTTCTCGGTGGCTTTTATTTTTTACGCCTATGGCGGCTATCCTTTGTTGCTCCTGGCCCTTTCGCTTTTCATGGGGCGGCCGGTCGCGAAGGGGGATATGACGCCGAGGGTTTCCTTCATCATCACGGCTTATAACGAGGAGAAAAGGATCCGGGAGAAAGTCGAGAACACGCTGGGTCAGTCGTATCCGCCGGACCGCCTGGAAATCATCGTGGCCTCCGATGGCTCCACCGATCAAACCGACGAGATCGTGAAGCGTTATTCGGCCAGGGGAGTCAAGCTGATCCGGGCCTCCGAGCGGAAGGGGAAGGAAAACGCCCAAAAACTCGCGGTGGAAGCGGCTTCCGGAGAGATCCTTGTTTTCTCCGACGTCTCCACAGTCCTTGACCCCGGCGGGGTCATGAGCATCGTCAGGAATTTTAATGACCCATGCATCGGCTGTGTCAGCAGCGTCGACAGGGTCATTGGCCGGGACGGCCGGGTCGGGGGCGAGGGAAGTTACGTGCGGTATGAGATGTTCCTCCGCCGATTGGAATCCCGGGTCAATACCCTGGTCGGCTTGAGCGGGTCGTTCTTTGCGGCTCGGAGAGAGGCCTGTTTTCCTTGGTCGCCTGATCTGGCGAGCGACTTCAACACCCTGTTCAACTCGGTCAGGATCGGGCTCCGAGGCATCCTGGATCCGGAAAGCGTCGGCTCCTACCGGGACCTCGAGGATGAGAAAAAGGAGTACCACAGAAAGGTCAGGACCGTGCTGCGGGGGATCCGCGTCTTTATGAACCACGTTTATCTGTTAAACCCGTTTCGATACGGTTTTTTTTCGTGGCAATTGTTGAGCCACAAGCTCTTCCGGTGGATGGTGCCCTTCGCGATGATACTGGCCTTCGTCAGCAATATGTTCCTGGCCCGAGAATCGATTTACTATCTTGTCGCATTTCTGGCCCAGGTCGTATTCTATGTCGGCGCGGTCCTGGGAATCTGGCTTAATCGATTGTTCGTCGGATCGATCTTGAAGATATTTACTTATTTCGTGTTGGTCAATCTCTCCATTCTCAGCGCCTGGTATAGCTATGTGCGGGGGGAGCGGATCGTGAAATGGGAGCCTTCCGCAAGATAA
- a CDS encoding FemAB family XrtA/PEP-CTERM system-associated protein, whose amino-acid sequence MTIRLFENDDKKRWDEFVKRVDGTAHYHYSGWKTVIEKSFGHKTYYLLSEDEWNNIDGILPMVHLKSRLFGSFLVSLPYFNYGGICAERAEVGPRLLQEAIHIGERENVEHIELREVRELNGPLSIKRSKVVMNLRLPSRAEDLWGSFSSKLRSQIRRPQKEGLIARIGREDELDGFYEVFSTNMRDLGTPVYSKSFFKNILEEFEASTWICSVYKEKQPVASGFLVSHKDRVEIPWASSLRDYNFCSPNMLLYWSALNFACDRGYRLFDFGRSTPGEGTYRFKEQWGAKPVPLYWHYWLRKGGALPELNPANPKYRIAINLWKRLPVGLTRLIGPSIVKNLP is encoded by the coding sequence ATGACGATTCGATTGTTTGAAAACGACGACAAAAAACGCTGGGATGAATTTGTGAAACGGGTGGACGGCACCGCCCATTACCACTATTCCGGGTGGAAAACGGTCATCGAAAAGAGCTTTGGACATAAAACGTATTATCTTTTGTCCGAGGATGAATGGAACAACATCGACGGGATCCTTCCGATGGTCCATTTGAAAAGTCGCCTGTTCGGGAGTTTCCTGGTTTCGCTTCCCTACTTTAATTACGGCGGAATCTGCGCGGAGCGCGCCGAGGTCGGCCCCCGGCTTCTTCAAGAGGCGATCCACATCGGGGAACGGGAGAACGTTGAGCACATCGAGCTCCGAGAGGTTCGGGAATTGAACGGCCCGCTGTCAATCAAGAGATCGAAGGTCGTAATGAACCTGAGGCTCCCCTCCAGGGCCGAGGACCTGTGGGGGTCGTTTTCGTCAAAGCTTCGAAGCCAGATCCGCAGGCCGCAAAAAGAGGGACTGATCGCGCGGATCGGCCGGGAGGACGAGCTGGACGGGTTCTACGAAGTCTTTTCAACGAACATGAGGGATCTTGGAACCCCCGTGTATTCCAAATCGTTTTTTAAGAACATCCTTGAGGAATTTGAGGCGTCCACCTGGATCTGCTCCGTGTATAAAGAAAAACAACCCGTCGCGTCCGGGTTTCTTGTGAGCCACAAGGATCGGGTCGAAATTCCCTGGGCCTCCTCACTGCGGGACTATAACTTCTGCAGTCCCAACATGCTTTTATACTGGAGCGCCCTGAACTTTGCCTGCGATCGCGGCTACAGACTTTTTGATTTCGGCCGCTCGACCCCGGGCGAGGGGACCTACCGATTCAAGGAGCAGTGGGGAGCGAAGCCCGTTCCCCTGTATTGGCACTATTGGCTTAGAAAGGGCGGAGCGCTTCCCGAGCTGAATCCCGCAAATCCCAAGTATCGAATCGCCATTAACCTTTGGAAGAGGCTTCCGGTCGGCCTGACACGGCTCATCGGCCCTTCCATCGTGAAGAACCTTCCATGA
- a CDS encoding DegT/DnrJ/EryC1/StrS family aminotransferase, whose protein sequence is MKIRRTIPPAAAPLFLKDLGHGLVGLFSGRRSIQRLEAEVREHFGVRHVFFVSSGKAALALTLLALRSLSPRKKVVIPAYTCFSVPAAVLKAGLEPVLCDVDPSTLDFDHRLLEKAVDEETLCIIPTHLFGVPSDMDHALSVGRSRGAFVVEDAAQAMGGLREGKKLGTVGDVGFFSLGRGKNITCGSGGVIVTHSDRIAGAMARCYADFKKPAIWNDVKELVSLAFMVFFIRPSLFWFPSGLSFLGLGETRFPEDFPLERLSAMKGGILRNWKERLMQSNQARADTASYLKRALGSKSFRENRIPYLRLPVLMKSREARDLVYRASKKQGLGVSLMYPTPVNEIDKIKAAFPGQSFPAAKRVAETLLAIPTHHFVSERDRSKICGLFDRGGEAGALSDRLSNILDLPC, encoded by the coding sequence ATGAAGATCCGACGCACCATACCGCCCGCCGCGGCGCCGCTTTTTCTTAAGGACCTCGGCCATGGATTGGTCGGCCTGTTTTCCGGCCGGCGGTCGATCCAGAGGCTGGAGGCCGAGGTGAGGGAACATTTCGGGGTGCGGCACGTATTCTTCGTCTCCTCCGGAAAGGCCGCGCTGGCGCTGACCCTTCTGGCCTTGAGATCGTTGTCCCCCAGAAAAAAGGTGGTGATCCCGGCCTACACCTGCTTTTCCGTTCCCGCCGCCGTTTTGAAGGCCGGACTGGAGCCGGTGCTCTGCGACGTCGATCCCTCGACACTCGACTTCGATCATCGCCTTCTCGAAAAGGCCGTCGATGAAGAGACCCTGTGCATCATCCCAACCCACTTGTTCGGCGTTCCGTCCGACATGGATCACGCCTTGTCCGTGGGACGGTCCCGCGGGGCTTTTGTCGTGGAAGACGCCGCCCAGGCCATGGGCGGGCTACGCGAGGGGAAAAAACTGGGGACCGTCGGCGATGTGGGATTCTTCAGCCTTGGAAGGGGAAAGAACATCACCTGCGGGTCCGGCGGTGTGATCGTGACCCACTCGGACCGGATTGCCGGGGCGATGGCCCGTTGTTATGCGGATTTCAAGAAACCGGCCATATGGAACGACGTGAAGGAGCTCGTCTCTTTAGCCTTTATGGTTTTTTTCATCCGCCCGTCTCTCTTTTGGTTTCCCTCCGGCCTTTCCTTCCTCGGATTGGGGGAAACTAGGTTTCCCGAGGATTTCCCGCTGGAGAGGCTGTCCGCCATGAAGGGCGGCATTCTTCGGAATTGGAAGGAGCGCCTGATGCAGTCTAACCAGGCCCGGGCCGATACGGCCTCCTATCTCAAACGGGCGCTGGGTTCAAAGAGCTTCCGCGAAAATCGCATCCCGTACCTGCGGCTGCCCGTCTTGATGAAGAGCCGTGAGGCCAGGGACCTCGTCTACCGTGCTTCCAAGAAACAAGGATTGGGCGTCAGCCTCATGTATCCGACGCCCGTCAATGAGATCGATAAAATCAAAGCCGCATTTCCCGGTCAAAGCTTTCCCGCGGCGAAAAGGGTGGCCGAGACGCTCCTGGCGATACCCACGCACCATTTCGTTTCGGAGCGGGACCGGTCGAAGATCTGCGGATTATTCGATCGCGGCGGGGAGGCCGGCGCCTTGTCGGATCGATTGTCGAACATTCTGGATCTGCCATGCTGA
- the nadE gene encoding NAD(+) synthase, translating into MRAAAFSRDTLRLDPVREAGRIEAAIRAQVTKQLRRRGIVVGLSGGIDSSVTAAVCVRALGKDRVLGLFMPEEDSSEEGLRLGRLIAASLGIATALEDIGPVLRAAGCYRRRDEAIRKIVPEYGDGYKNKLVLPNVLEAEGYSIFHIVVESPSGLRTKARLSAEAYLGVVAATNFKQRTRKMVEYYHADRLHYAVAGTPNRLEYDQGFFVKNGDGSADLKPIAHLYKSQVYQLAEYLGIPEEIQRRPPTTDTYSLEQTQEEFYFALPYEKMDLCLYGKNHGVPAAEVAPVAGLTPGQVMRVWRDIDAKRNATRYLHLSPLLVEAVGEIDPEAHPK; encoded by the coding sequence ATGAGGGCGGCGGCTTTCTCGCGCGATACGCTCAGACTGGATCCGGTGCGGGAAGCCGGGCGGATCGAAGCCGCGATCCGGGCGCAGGTGACAAAACAGCTCCGCCGCCGGGGGATCGTGGTCGGGCTCTCGGGCGGGATCGACAGCAGCGTGACGGCTGCGGTCTGCGTCCGGGCCTTGGGCAAGGATCGGGTCCTGGGGCTCTTCATGCCGGAAGAGGATTCTTCCGAGGAAGGTTTGCGGCTCGGGCGGCTGATCGCCGCTTCTCTCGGGATCGCGACCGCCCTGGAGGACATCGGCCCGGTCCTGCGGGCCGCGGGATGCTACCGTCGGCGGGACGAGGCGATCCGGAAGATCGTCCCGGAATACGGCGACGGTTATAAAAACAAGCTCGTGCTGCCCAACGTCCTTGAGGCCGAAGGGTACTCGATCTTTCACATCGTCGTGGAATCGCCTTCGGGCCTTCGGACGAAGGCGCGGCTTTCGGCCGAGGCGTATCTCGGGGTCGTGGCCGCGACCAATTTCAAGCAGCGAACGAGAAAGATGGTGGAGTACTATCACGCGGACCGGCTTCATTACGCCGTGGCGGGGACGCCGAATCGGCTTGAGTACGACCAGGGTTTTTTTGTGAAGAACGGCGACGGCTCGGCCGACCTGAAGCCCATCGCCCATCTTTATAAATCACAGGTGTACCAACTGGCGGAATATCTGGGCATTCCGGAGGAGATCCAACGGCGTCCGCCGACCACGGACACCTATTCGCTTGAGCAAACGCAGGAGGAATTTTATTTCGCCCTGCCCTACGAGAAGATGGACCTCTGCCTCTACGGAAAGAATCACGGGGTCCCGGCCGCCGAGGTCGCCCCGGTGGCCGGCCTGACGCCCGGGCAGGTCATGCGGGTCTGGCGCGACATCGACGCCAAACGAAACGCCACCCGTTATCTGCACCTGTCTCCCTTGCTCGTGGAGGCGGTCGGAGAAATCGATCCGGAGGCCCACCCGAAATGA
- the xrtW gene encoding exosortase W — protein sequence MRPSRVRPYSPSNGRALARAGLLVASFLFCYVGVLTGLAKHWWSDNMYSYGFLIPFISLYLVWIRRERLLPVRPEPSLLGGSVLFAAGLLMFVAGQIGGITSVQELSLIVTLLGSVLLILGARAFKVLWFPVAYLIFMIPVWEIVTDPLHLPFQLFSATLGVRLLQSVGIPVYQQGIYIELPNITLEVARACSGVNYLIAVIAIGIPQAYLFLKGWTRRVLLVGFAVAVAVLSNGLRVALIGFLSYHGLGGDIHGPYHVLQGLFVSVVGYAALFGGLWVLTRTSSADPLNKSREPYTVSGSIARNGKVQWIGWSLTLLFLLLGSYALFHQPRAIPLRAEIVNFPMEIGEWQGKERGSDFPIYKKLGVDRELSRTYSSASGDKLNLYVGYFAGQTQGKEMISYQTSDLHREASKRKLDLSSYGPVEINQVVQQEGKYKRELLFWYDLNGRIVADKYEAKAWMVWDGLTRGRTNGAVVILSSDWAIDGVLSGDPEARDAFVREVLRNLKRYLPAINS from the coding sequence ATGAGACCTTCCCGTGTTCGACCCTACAGCCCATCGAACGGTCGGGCCCTGGCGCGCGCGGGGCTGCTTGTGGCCTCCTTCCTCTTTTGTTATGTCGGGGTGCTGACGGGCCTGGCGAAGCATTGGTGGTCCGACAACATGTATTCCTATGGATTTCTGATCCCCTTCATCAGCCTATACCTCGTGTGGATCCGGCGCGAGCGGCTTTTGCCTGTTCGTCCCGAGCCCTCCCTTCTGGGCGGATCGGTTCTCTTCGCGGCCGGTTTGCTCATGTTCGTGGCGGGCCAAATTGGCGGAATCACCTCGGTTCAGGAGCTTTCATTGATCGTCACCCTTCTCGGGAGCGTTCTCCTGATACTGGGGGCCCGCGCTTTCAAGGTTCTCTGGTTTCCGGTTGCCTACCTGATCTTCATGATCCCGGTCTGGGAAATCGTGACGGACCCTCTCCATCTCCCCTTTCAACTCTTCTCGGCGACGCTTGGAGTGAGGCTCCTGCAATCCGTGGGCATTCCGGTTTACCAACAAGGAATCTACATTGAGTTGCCCAACATCACCCTTGAGGTGGCGCGGGCCTGCAGCGGCGTGAACTACCTCATCGCCGTGATCGCGATCGGCATCCCGCAGGCCTACCTCTTTCTCAAGGGATGGACGAGGCGGGTCCTCCTCGTCGGGTTTGCCGTGGCCGTCGCGGTGCTGTCGAACGGGCTGCGGGTCGCCCTGATCGGGTTCCTCTCCTACCATGGTCTTGGGGGGGACATCCATGGACCTTATCATGTCCTCCAGGGCCTGTTTGTTTCCGTGGTCGGGTATGCCGCACTGTTTGGCGGTCTATGGGTCTTGACGAGGACTTCGAGTGCCGATCCGTTAAATAAGAGTCGGGAACCCTATACGGTATCCGGATCTATCGCCCGGAATGGAAAAGTTCAATGGATCGGGTGGTCGCTGACCCTGCTTTTCTTGCTGCTGGGAAGTTATGCGCTGTTCCATCAACCCCGGGCCATCCCCTTGAGGGCGGAGATCGTAAATTTCCCCATGGAAATCGGGGAATGGCAGGGAAAGGAGCGGGGGTCGGATTTTCCAATTTACAAAAAGCTGGGTGTTGATAGGGAACTTTCAAGAACTTACTCCTCCGCCTCCGGAGACAAATTGAATCTCTATGTCGGCTACTTCGCCGGCCAGACACAAGGCAAGGAAATGATCAGCTACCAAACCAGTGATCTCCATCGAGAAGCTTCAAAACGAAAATTGGATCTTTCATCCTACGGGCCCGTTGAAATCAACCAGGTCGTCCAACAGGAGGGGAAATACAAGAGAGAGCTGCTCTTCTGGTACGACTTGAACGGCCGGATTGTTGCGGATAAGTACGAGGCCAAGGCTTGGATGGTTTGGGACGGTCTGACCCGGGGCCGCACGAACGGCGCGGTCGTTATTCTGTCGTCCGATTGGGCCATCGACGGGGTTCTTTCCGGAGACCCGGAGGCCCGCGACGCCTTCGTCCGGGAAGTGCTTCGGAATCTGAAGCGTTATCTTCCGGCAATCAACTCATAG
- a CDS encoding DegT/DnrJ/EryC1/StrS family aminotransferase, which yields MPVRPKEKFLVFGAPIFEEPEIEEVVGCMRRRWIGTGPKVFQFEKDFAAYKGATHTVALNSCTAALHLSLAAAGIGPGDEVITTPMTFCATINAIIHCGATPVLADCDRKTMNILPEEIEKKVTAKTKAILPVHFAGRICDMDPIMNLARTYDLMVIEDCAHAIESEYKGRKAGRFGDVGCFSFYVTKNVVTGEGGMVVTEDRHIAERVKVLALHGMSKDAWRRFSDEGYKHYQVIHAGYKYNMMDIQAAIGIHQLKRVESYWKRRESIWERYNAAFKALPCFTPVPPEPETRHAYHLYTPLVDLDRIGKNRDWVLNALTAENIGVGVHYLPVHLHPYYRKTFGWKIGDFPNAEWIGERTLSLPLSPALDEEDTKDVITAFTKVLTT from the coding sequence GTGCCGGTACGTCCCAAGGAGAAATTCCTTGTTTTCGGTGCTCCGATATTCGAGGAACCCGAAATTGAAGAAGTCGTCGGATGCATGCGCCGACGCTGGATCGGGACCGGCCCAAAAGTGTTTCAGTTTGAAAAGGACTTTGCGGCCTACAAGGGCGCAACACACACGGTTGCGCTCAATTCATGCACGGCCGCCTTGCATCTCTCCCTGGCGGCGGCGGGCATCGGGCCCGGGGACGAAGTCATCACAACGCCCATGACCTTCTGTGCGACGATCAATGCCATTATTCATTGCGGGGCCACGCCCGTCCTCGCGGACTGCGATCGGAAAACCATGAATATTCTTCCGGAAGAAATCGAGAAAAAAGTCACCGCCAAAACCAAGGCGATCCTTCCGGTGCATTTCGCCGGTCGAATCTGCGACATGGATCCGATCATGAACCTGGCCCGCACTTACGATCTCATGGTGATTGAAGACTGCGCTCATGCGATCGAATCCGAATATAAAGGGCGCAAGGCGGGCCGCTTTGGAGACGTCGGCTGTTTCAGTTTCTACGTGACGAAGAATGTCGTTACGGGGGAAGGCGGCATGGTGGTCACGGAAGACAGACACATCGCGGAAAGGGTCAAGGTTCTGGCCCTTCACGGCATGAGCAAAGATGCCTGGAGAAGGTTTTCCGACGAAGGATATAAACATTACCAGGTGATACATGCGGGGTATAAATACAACATGATGGATATCCAGGCGGCGATCGGAATCCACCAATTGAAGAGGGTGGAGTCCTACTGGAAGCGGAGGGAGAGTATCTGGGAACGGTATAACGCGGCGTTCAAAGCCCTTCCATGCTTCACCCCGGTCCCGCCGGAGCCGGAAACACGGCACGCCTATCACCTCTACACCCCGCTGGTCGATCTCGACCGGATTGGAAAAAACCGGGATTGGGTTTTGAACGCCCTCACCGCCGAAAACATCGGCGTCGGAGTCCATTATCTTCCGGTTCATCTGCATCCCTATTATCGTAAAACCTTTGGCTGGAAAATCGGTGATTTTCCAAACGCGGAGTGGATAGGGGAGCGGACGCTTTCCCTGCCCCTATCTCCTGCGCTAGACGAAGAGGATACGAAGGACGTTATTACGGCATTTACCAAAGTATTAACAACTTGA